From the genome of Tachysurus fulvidraco isolate hzauxx_2018 chromosome 20, HZAU_PFXX_2.0, whole genome shotgun sequence, one region includes:
- the cetn3 gene encoding centrin-3 isoform X1 — protein sequence MVLYLLQDYCIIYTTFHYFLKQSFQSYIINCSNVIYQLCTISKWIKTCLFVPESTVEKTSPSCSASWWLLPAVVGKLQVETSPRTQHCKLHLRLENRKIYRLRYISLADVSADKNKKKRRELTDEQKDEIKEAFELFDTDKDKELDYHELKVAMRALGFEVKKVDVMAILKDFDRGGSGKITYDIFKEVVTDRILDRDPKEEVLKAFKLFDDDDSGKISLKNLRRVARELGEDMSDEELRAMIDEFDTDGDGEISQEEFVSIMTRDS from the exons ATGGTGTTGTATTTACTACAAGATTATTGTATCATCTACACCACTTTCCATTATTTTCTAAAACAGTCATTCCAGAGctatataataaattgtagtaACGTCATTTACCAGCTCTGCACGATCTCAAAGTGGATAAAGACATGTTTATTTGTTCCGGAGAGCACAGTTGAGAAGACCAGCCCGAGTTGCAGTGCCTCTTGGTGGCTTTTACCAGCTGTAGTCGGGAAATTACAAGTTGAAACTTCACCTCGAACGCAGCACTGCAAGTTGCACCTTCGCCTCGAAAACAGAAAGATATATAGGCTAAGATACATTTCATT GGCGGATGTGTCTGCtgacaagaataaaaaaaagaggagagaacTAACCGATGAACAGAAAGATGAGATTAAAGAAGCATTTGAACTCTTTGACACCGACAAGGATAAGGAACTAGACTATCATGAACTAAAG GTGGCCATGAGAGCACTTGGATTTGAGGTGAAGAAAGTTGATGTTATGGCTATCTTAAAAGACTTCGACCGAGGAGGCAGTGGAAAAATAACTTATGACATTTTCAAAGAAGTTG TGACTGACAGGATTTTGGATCGGGACCCAAAAGAAGAAGTTCTGAAGGCATTTAAACtgtttgatgatgatgactcTGGAAAGATCAGCCTGAAAAACCTGCGGCGTGTGGCCAGAGAGCTAGGAGAAGACATGAGTGATGAAGAGCTGAGGGCTATGATTGATGAGTTTGACACtgatggagatggagaga
- the cetn3 gene encoding centrin-3 isoform X2 yields the protein MLCTISKWIKTCLFVPESTVEKTSPSCSASWWLLPAVVGKLQVETSPRTQHCKLHLRLENRKIYRLRYISLADVSADKNKKKRRELTDEQKDEIKEAFELFDTDKDKELDYHELKVAMRALGFEVKKVDVMAILKDFDRGGSGKITYDIFKEVVTDRILDRDPKEEVLKAFKLFDDDDSGKISLKNLRRVARELGEDMSDEELRAMIDEFDTDGDGEISQEEFVSIMTRDS from the exons ATG CTCTGCACGATCTCAAAGTGGATAAAGACATGTTTATTTGTTCCGGAGAGCACAGTTGAGAAGACCAGCCCGAGTTGCAGTGCCTCTTGGTGGCTTTTACCAGCTGTAGTCGGGAAATTACAAGTTGAAACTTCACCTCGAACGCAGCACTGCAAGTTGCACCTTCGCCTCGAAAACAGAAAGATATATAGGCTAAGATACATTTCATT GGCGGATGTGTCTGCtgacaagaataaaaaaaagaggagagaacTAACCGATGAACAGAAAGATGAGATTAAAGAAGCATTTGAACTCTTTGACACCGACAAGGATAAGGAACTAGACTATCATGAACTAAAG GTGGCCATGAGAGCACTTGGATTTGAGGTGAAGAAAGTTGATGTTATGGCTATCTTAAAAGACTTCGACCGAGGAGGCAGTGGAAAAATAACTTATGACATTTTCAAAGAAGTTG TGACTGACAGGATTTTGGATCGGGACCCAAAAGAAGAAGTTCTGAAGGCATTTAAACtgtttgatgatgatgactcTGGAAAGATCAGCCTGAAAAACCTGCGGCGTGTGGCCAGAGAGCTAGGAGAAGACATGAGTGATGAAGAGCTGAGGGCTATGATTGATGAGTTTGACACtgatggagatggagaga
- the cetn3 gene encoding centrin-3 isoform X3, with protein sequence MVKMSLSLRADVSADKNKKKRRELTDEQKDEIKEAFELFDTDKDKELDYHELKVAMRALGFEVKKVDVMAILKDFDRGGSGKITYDIFKEVVTDRILDRDPKEEVLKAFKLFDDDDSGKISLKNLRRVARELGEDMSDEELRAMIDEFDTDGDGEISQEEFVSIMTRDS encoded by the exons ATGGTCAAAATGAGCCTGTCGTTAAG GGCGGATGTGTCTGCtgacaagaataaaaaaaagaggagagaacTAACCGATGAACAGAAAGATGAGATTAAAGAAGCATTTGAACTCTTTGACACCGACAAGGATAAGGAACTAGACTATCATGAACTAAAG GTGGCCATGAGAGCACTTGGATTTGAGGTGAAGAAAGTTGATGTTATGGCTATCTTAAAAGACTTCGACCGAGGAGGCAGTGGAAAAATAACTTATGACATTTTCAAAGAAGTTG TGACTGACAGGATTTTGGATCGGGACCCAAAAGAAGAAGTTCTGAAGGCATTTAAACtgtttgatgatgatgactcTGGAAAGATCAGCCTGAAAAACCTGCGGCGTGTGGCCAGAGAGCTAGGAGAAGACATGAGTGATGAAGAGCTGAGGGCTATGATTGATGAGTTTGACACtgatggagatggagaga